One genomic window of Elaeis guineensis isolate ETL-2024a chromosome 2, EG11, whole genome shotgun sequence includes the following:
- the LOC105048695 gene encoding probable receptor-like protein kinase At2g42960 isoform X1 → MSTSDSLNTELLKKTPVFGLRVWVLIGVGVGLLIVLILLILSIWVTSRKKARRTFAKFPLSQIPNVSKEITVDRVDGHSLAQSFHEREGPIYSLNDKFNDKDSGKTLAHLTMSKSSDADNMSQCSSVYHNDRAGSSYSGDEGNSGPTRKNYSSYGLVSASPLVGLPEFSHLGWGHWFTLRDLEYATNRFSKESVLGEGGYGVVYRGLLINGTEVAVKKLLNNLGQAEKEFRVEVEAIGHVRHKNLVRLLGYCVEGIHRMLVYEYVNNGNLEQWLHGAMRQCGVLSWENRMKVILGTAKALAYLHEAIEPKVVHRDIKSSNILIDDEFNGKVSDFGLAKLLGSGKSHITTRVMGTFGYAYIFMSAIFHVLLIESESKFICGCSCTLVFSFSRYVAPEYANTGLLNEKSDVYSFGVLLLEAVTGRDPVDYARPANEVNLVEWLKMMVGNRRAEEVVDPTLEVKPSTRALKRTLLVALRCVDPDADKRPKMGQVVRMLETEEVPHREDRRHRRSHMGSMEIESLKENANSSDMENNVGPSESGTWGRSQA, encoded by the exons ATGTCAACCAGTGATTCTCTGAATACTGAGTTGTTGAAGAAGACCCCAGTTTTTGGCCTGAGAGTGTGGGTCCTGATAGGCGTCGGCGTAGGTTTGTTGATAGTGCTGATTCTCCTTATCCTATCCATATGGGTGACATCTCGGAAGAAGGCAAGGAGGACCTTTGCTAAGTTCCCACTCTCACAGATTcctaatgtctccaaagaaataacaGTAGACAGAGTTGATGGTCATAGTCTTGCTCAGAGCTTCCATGAACGTGAAGGACCTATATATTCCTTGAACGACAAGTTCAATGATAAAGATTCAGGAAAGACATTAGCACACTTAACAATGAGCAAATCAAGTGATGCTGATAACATGAGTCAGTGCAGCTCAGTTTACCATAATGACAGGGCCGGGAGTTCATATTCTGGAGATGAAGGCAACTCCGGACCCACTAGGAAAAACTATTCTTCATATGGACTTGTATCAGCATCTCCTTTAGTTGGTCTGCCTGAATTCTCTCATCTGGGATGGGGTCACTGGTTTACTCTGAGGGATCTTGAGTATGCAACAAATCGGTTTTCAAAAGAGAGTGTCCTTGGGGAGGGTGGATATGGAGTTGTTTACCGGGGCCTCCTGATAAATGGGACTGAGGTTGCCGTCAAGAAGCTTCTTAACAATCT GGGGCAAGCAGAGAAGGAATTTAGAGTGGAAGTGGAAGCTATTGGCCATGTTCGACATAAGAATCTGGTGCGGCTGTTGGGATATTGTGTAGAAGGAATCCATAG GATGCTTGTTTATGAGTATGTGAACAATGGGAACTTAGAGCAGTGGCTTCATGGAGCTATGCGTCAATGTGGTGTTCTTAGTTGGGAGAATCGCATGAAGGTTATCCTAGGCACCGCGAAGGC ACTTGCATATCTGCATGAAGCAATAGAACCAAAAGTCGTGCACCGCGATATAAAATCGAGTAATATTTTAATCGATGATGAATTCAATGGCAAGGTTTCTGATTTTGGATTGGCCAAGCTCTTGGGTTCAGGCAAGAGCCACATCACAACTAGAGTAATGGGAACATTTGGGTATGCCTACATTTTCATGTCTGCTATATTTCATGTTCTGTTAATAGAATCTGAGAGTAAATTTATTTGTGGATGTTCCTGTACTTTGGTTTTTTCCTTTTCCAGGTATGTGGCACCTGAGTATGCAAATACTGGATTACTAAATGAGAAGAGTGATGTTTACAGTTTTGGAGTACTTCTGTTGGAAGCTGTGACAGGAAGGGATCCTGTAGATTATGCTCGGCCTGCAAATGAG GTCAATCTTGTGGAGTGGCTTAAAATGATGGTAGGAAAtaggagggctgaggaagtagtGGATCCCACCCTGGAGGTGAAGCCATCCACAAGGGCTCTTAAACGAACTCTTCTAGTAGCACTGAGATGTGTCGATCCTGATGCCGATAAAAGACCAAAGATGGGCCAGGTTGTTCGAATGCTCGAAACAGAGGAAGTCCCGCACCGTGAG GATCGGAGACACCGGAGGAGCCACATGGGTAGCATGGAGATCGAGTCCCTAAAGGAGAACGCAAATTCTTCTGATATGGAAAACAATGTAGGACCATCAGAGAGTGGGACATGGGGGAGGTCTCAAGCATAA
- the LOC105048695 gene encoding probable receptor-like protein kinase At2g42960 isoform X2 → MSTSDSLNTELLKKTPVFGLRVWVLIGVGVGLLIVLILLILSIWVTSRKKARRTFAKFPLSQIPNVSKEITVDRVDGHSLAQSFHEREGPIYSLNDKFNDKDSGKTLAHLTMSKSSDADNMSQCSSVYHNDRAGSSYSGDEGNSGPTRKNYSSYGLVSASPLVGLPEFSHLGWGHWFTLRDLEYATNRFSKESVLGEGGYGVVYRGLLINGTEVAVKKLLNNLGQAEKEFRVEVEAIGHVRHKNLVRLLGYCVEGIHRMLVYEYVNNGNLEQWLHGAMRQCGVLSWENRMKVILGTAKALAYLHEAIEPKVVHRDIKSSNILIDDEFNGKVSDFGLAKLLGSGKSHITTRVMGTFGYVAPEYANTGLLNEKSDVYSFGVLLLEAVTGRDPVDYARPANEVNLVEWLKMMVGNRRAEEVVDPTLEVKPSTRALKRTLLVALRCVDPDADKRPKMGQVVRMLETEEVPHREDRRHRRSHMGSMEIESLKENANSSDMENNVGPSESGTWGRSQA, encoded by the exons ATGTCAACCAGTGATTCTCTGAATACTGAGTTGTTGAAGAAGACCCCAGTTTTTGGCCTGAGAGTGTGGGTCCTGATAGGCGTCGGCGTAGGTTTGTTGATAGTGCTGATTCTCCTTATCCTATCCATATGGGTGACATCTCGGAAGAAGGCAAGGAGGACCTTTGCTAAGTTCCCACTCTCACAGATTcctaatgtctccaaagaaataacaGTAGACAGAGTTGATGGTCATAGTCTTGCTCAGAGCTTCCATGAACGTGAAGGACCTATATATTCCTTGAACGACAAGTTCAATGATAAAGATTCAGGAAAGACATTAGCACACTTAACAATGAGCAAATCAAGTGATGCTGATAACATGAGTCAGTGCAGCTCAGTTTACCATAATGACAGGGCCGGGAGTTCATATTCTGGAGATGAAGGCAACTCCGGACCCACTAGGAAAAACTATTCTTCATATGGACTTGTATCAGCATCTCCTTTAGTTGGTCTGCCTGAATTCTCTCATCTGGGATGGGGTCACTGGTTTACTCTGAGGGATCTTGAGTATGCAACAAATCGGTTTTCAAAAGAGAGTGTCCTTGGGGAGGGTGGATATGGAGTTGTTTACCGGGGCCTCCTGATAAATGGGACTGAGGTTGCCGTCAAGAAGCTTCTTAACAATCT GGGGCAAGCAGAGAAGGAATTTAGAGTGGAAGTGGAAGCTATTGGCCATGTTCGACATAAGAATCTGGTGCGGCTGTTGGGATATTGTGTAGAAGGAATCCATAG GATGCTTGTTTATGAGTATGTGAACAATGGGAACTTAGAGCAGTGGCTTCATGGAGCTATGCGTCAATGTGGTGTTCTTAGTTGGGAGAATCGCATGAAGGTTATCCTAGGCACCGCGAAGGC ACTTGCATATCTGCATGAAGCAATAGAACCAAAAGTCGTGCACCGCGATATAAAATCGAGTAATATTTTAATCGATGATGAATTCAATGGCAAGGTTTCTGATTTTGGATTGGCCAAGCTCTTGGGTTCAGGCAAGAGCCACATCACAACTAGAGTAATGGGAACATTTGG GTATGTGGCACCTGAGTATGCAAATACTGGATTACTAAATGAGAAGAGTGATGTTTACAGTTTTGGAGTACTTCTGTTGGAAGCTGTGACAGGAAGGGATCCTGTAGATTATGCTCGGCCTGCAAATGAG GTCAATCTTGTGGAGTGGCTTAAAATGATGGTAGGAAAtaggagggctgaggaagtagtGGATCCCACCCTGGAGGTGAAGCCATCCACAAGGGCTCTTAAACGAACTCTTCTAGTAGCACTGAGATGTGTCGATCCTGATGCCGATAAAAGACCAAAGATGGGCCAGGTTGTTCGAATGCTCGAAACAGAGGAAGTCCCGCACCGTGAG GATCGGAGACACCGGAGGAGCCACATGGGTAGCATGGAGATCGAGTCCCTAAAGGAGAACGCAAATTCTTCTGATATGGAAAACAATGTAGGACCATCAGAGAGTGGGACATGGGGGAGGTCTCAAGCATAA